The nucleotide window GAGGTTCTGTCGACCAATGATGTTGTCGTAAACGCAATAAAAGCCTATAAATCCGGATGGGATGCCGGAGGAGCGCTCAGCGCCTCTTACCGCGCAGCCGACAAACAATACTCGGAGTGGCTGACCACTTATGAGAAATCATACGGTTACTATGACTTGTTTTTGATTTCGAGCGATGGAGATATCGTTTTTACTGTTGAAAAAGAGCCTGACTTTGGGACTAATGTTGTTAATGGAAAATATAGCGACCAAAACGTCGCTGATTTGTTTAAAAAGTCAAAAAACGGTGTTTCGATTGTGGACTTTAAGCCCTATGCGCCATCCAATGGAGCTCCGGCTTCTTTTGTCGGCGCCCCGATTTATGATAATGGTTCCTTTATCGGGGTGGTCGCTCTTCAGGTCCCGCTCAATCAGATAAACAATATTATGATGGAACGGGCTGGGATGGGCAAAACCGGCGAATGCTATCTGGTCGGTTCGGATCTGAAGATGCGCTCTGATTCTTATTTGGATCCGGATAACCATTCCGTACAGGCTTCATTGAACGGTTCCGTCGATAAAAATGGAGTCGATACCGAAGCGGCTCGGGAAGCCTTAGCCGGTAATGCCGACGCCAAAGTTGTACTCGATTACAATGGCAATCCGGTTCTATCCTGTTATGGTCCTATTAAAATTGGAGATTTCACCTGGGTAGTTCTGGCCGAAATTGATGTCGCCGAAGCCTTTTGTCCCCGGGATGAAGACGGTGTAGCCTTCTTTGCCAAATATACTGAAATGTACGGTTATTACGATCTGTTCCTGATCAATCCCGACGGATTTGTCTTCTTCACCGTTGCCGAAGAGGCCGACTACCGAACCAATATGGTCAACGGACAGTACAGCAGTTCAAATCTGGGACGATTAATGCAAGATGTGTTAACTAATAAGCAATTTGGTTTTGCCGATTTCAAACCTTATGCGCCGAGTAATAATGAACCATGCGCTTTTATTGCTCAGCCCTGCATTGCCGATGGCAGAGTAGAAATGATTGTGGCTCTGCAGTTGCCTCTTGGCGCCATAAATGGCATGATGCAGGAACGATCCGGCATGGGGGAAACCGGAGAAACCTACCTTGTCGGCGCGGATAAACTGATGCGCTCCGATTCATATCTCGACCCGACCGGTCACTCAGTAGCCGCCTCCTTCGCGGGAACGGTGGATAATAATGGAGTCGATACCGATGCCTCGCGCAAGGCTTTGTCGGGTGAAACAGATGCTAAAATTATAGACGACTATAACGGCAATCCGGTCTTATCGGCATATACGCCTCTAAATATTTTTGGCGCCACATGGGTCATGATTGCGGAAATCGATGAAGCCGAAGCCTTTGCCACCATCAACGCCATGCAAATGTCTATGATAATTATTGCATTTGTGATCGCATGTGTGGTTGCTATTATCGGATGGCTGTTTTCAAAGACCATTTCAAAACCAATAACTACTGTGGCATCTCTGTGCACTGAAATGAATGACGAGTTTGATCAGTTTGTAGGTGTTGTCGATGCTATCGCCAATAACGATCTGACTCAGAAAATTGAAAAGACCGAAATGGCTGAACTCAAAATTAAGTCAAGGGATGAAATCGGAACCTTGGCTAATGCCATAAAAGGTACATTGGGCGCCAAGGATAAGATTGGTGATGCTTTAATGAAGATGACAGGAAATTTAGGCACCATGATGCGCCAGCTTGGCGATAATTCCAAGGAACTCGTTTCGGCGGCTAACGAGATTTCATCGTCATCCGAAGAGATGTCTCAGGGCGCCAGGAACCAAACCGAACAGGCGGCTCAGGTCTCGACCGCTATCGAAGAAATGACC belongs to Candidatus Zixiibacteriota bacterium and includes:
- a CDS encoding methyl-accepting chemotaxis protein; this encodes MLKNMKLGTKLIIVFLLVGIVPLGTIGIISLTKSKSALSQQAFNQLIALRGVKKAQVENYFSERQGDMGVLVETVGTLRAEALNKLKAVQAIKKNQIENYFAERLGDVEVLSTNDVVVNAIKAYKSGWDAGGALSASYRAADKQYSEWLTTYEKSYGYYDLFLISSDGDIVFTVEKEPDFGTNVVNGKYSDQNVADLFKKSKNGVSIVDFKPYAPSNGAPASFVGAPIYDNGSFIGVVALQVPLNQINNIMMERAGMGKTGECYLVGSDLKMRSDSYLDPDNHSVQASLNGSVDKNGVDTEAAREALAGNADAKVVLDYNGNPVLSCYGPIKIGDFTWVVLAEIDVAEAFCPRDEDGVAFFAKYTEMYGYYDLFLINPDGFVFFTVAEEADYRTNMVNGQYSSSNLGRLMQDVLTNKQFGFADFKPYAPSNNEPCAFIAQPCIADGRVEMIVALQLPLGAINGMMQERSGMGETGETYLVGADKLMRSDSYLDPTGHSVAASFAGTVDNNGVDTDASRKALSGETDAKIIDDYNGNPVLSAYTPLNIFGATWVMIAEIDEAEAFATINAMQMSMIIIAFVIACVVAIIGWLFSKTISKPITTVASLCTEMNDEFDQFVGVVDAIANNDLTQKIEKTEMAELKIKSRDEIGTLANAIKGTLGAKDKIGDALMKMTGNLGTMMRQLGDNSKELVSAANEISSSSEEMSQGARNQTEQAAQVSTAIEEMTATIIQSSKNANEAKEVAEGAANTATEGQGIVGDTISGMVKIAEAASQSGNIVNELAQASDKIGEIIGVI